Sequence from the Candidatus Amarolinea dominans genome:
CATTCCCCGCTTCCCACCGCCGCCCGTCTGTCAGCCCGGCTTGGCCTATCTGCCCAACGCCATCATCCTGCCGCACTTCGACGAGATATCGCACCTCATGACCAACATCCTGCACTTTGTCCTGGGCAACGGGCATACGCTCGTGGGCATTGACTGCAACACCGCCCTGATCTGCATGGATAGCATCTTGACGGTCGCGGGCAGCGGCGGGGTAACGGTGTGGGACGCCAGTCGCAAGGAGCGTTACACCGCCGGAGAGACCGTGAGCCTGCCCACAAGCTGAAAGGCGACCAATGACCAACCACTCTCAACTCTCGCCAACGGGCGCACAACCCTGGTGGCAAACGACCGTCTTCTACCAAATCTACCCGCGCAGCTTTGCCGATAGTAACGGCGACGGCATCGGCGACCTGGCCGGCATCAACAGTCGCCTCGACTATCTGCAAGACCTGGGCATCGGCGCGATCTGGCTTTCGCCGCATTACCCCTCGCCCCTGCTGGATTGCGGCTATGACGTGGCCGACTACACCGGCGTGGCGCCAGAGTACGGCACGCTCGACGATTTCACGCACTTCCTCGACGCCGCCCATCAGCGTGACATCCGTGTGGTGCTCGACCTGGTGCTCAACCACACCTCCGATCAGCACCCCTGGTTCCAGGACGCCCGCCGCGGCCGTCAGCAGCCGCATCACGATTGGTACGTCTGGCATCCCGGCCGCGACGGCGGGCCGCCCAATAACTGGAACTCAGCCTTTGGCGGTTCGGCCTGGGAATTTGTGCCAGAGCTGGGCCTCTACTACTACCATTACTTCCTCAAGCAGCAGCCCGACCTCAACTGGCGCCATCCGGCTGTCAGGCAGGCGATGTTCGCGGCCGCGCGTTTCTGGCTCGACCTGGGCGTGGACGGCTTCCGCCTGGATGCCATCAACACCCTCTTCGAAGACCCTGCGCTGACCGATCATACCACGCAGATGAGTCAGCGTGATCTGTTCGCGCTGATGGCCCTGGCCTCCAGCGACGAGCAGCGCCAGCAGGTCGTCGAGCAATGGCGCCTGATGTACCAGCACCAGGTGGATCAGCCGGGCGTCCATGCGCTGATGTCCGATCTGCGCACGATGATTGACGCCTATCCCGGCGCCATGCTCGTGGGCGAAACGGACGACATCGCCTACATGGGCAACGGCCACAACGAGTTGCACCTGGTTTTCAATTTTCCGCTCATGCAAACCGAGCGCCTGACGCCAGCCTGGGTACGCGCCAATCAGGCCGCTCGCCTGACCGCACTGCCCGCCGGCGGTTGGCCGTGCAACACCCTGGGCAACCATGACTCGTCCCGCGTCTACACCCGTTTTGGCAACGGCAAACACGACGCGGCGCTGGCGCGGCTCTCGGCTGCCCTGGTGCTGACCCTGCAAGGCACCCCGTTTCTCTACAACGGCGAGGAGATCGGCATGACCGACCTGCTGCTCGACGACGTCAGTCAGTTCC
This genomic interval carries:
- a CDS encoding alpha-glucosidase: MTNHSQLSPTGAQPWWQTTVFYQIYPRSFADSNGDGIGDLAGINSRLDYLQDLGIGAIWLSPHYPSPLLDCGYDVADYTGVAPEYGTLDDFTHFLDAAHQRDIRVVLDLVLNHTSDQHPWFQDARRGRQQPHHDWYVWHPGRDGGPPNNWNSAFGGSAWEFVPELGLYYYHYFLKQQPDLNWRHPAVRQAMFAAARFWLDLGVDGFRLDAINTLFEDPALTDHTTQMSQRDLFALMALASSDEQRQQVVEQWRLMYQHQVDQPGVHALMSDLRTMIDAYPGAMLVGETDDIAYMGNGHNELHLVFNFPLMQTERLTPAWVRANQAARLTALPAGGWPCNTLGNHDSSRVYTRFGNGKHDAALARLSAALVLTLQGTPFLYNGEEIGMTDLLLDDVSQFRDLLGLQLYQMAHAEFGLPAEVAVAHAAHHGRDKCRTPLQWTPAPQAGFCPPSVQPWLPVNPNAAQVVNVAEQADDPASLLNFYRRLLAVRRQTPALQTGAYVPLHESADTYLAFLRQLDQTEASCLVVLNMADQAQDLTFDLAAGQVQCLFSSHERPAGPQALRHLTLAPFEVFIGALNRKSQVRL